The Burkholderia cepacia ATCC 25416 genome includes a window with the following:
- a CDS encoding glycosyltransferase family 87 protein, with protein sequence MDISSSSIQADERPVRVWLTPGRIALYSAVMLAIGVLFVSIMVRVGFHSTDPGLFRPGSGFTVFWSASHLMRHGSPWQVYDVPAFSRALADLFPITAGHAFLPWLYPPSYLLVVAPFSLLPYAIGYPLFIALGIVLLGVSTWRVSGLAATPGAKRVGWLALLACPGVLVTATYGQNAMLTATCAALAVHFVDRRPMLAGFFIGLLSVKPQLALLFPFVLIAARAWRAFAWAAAFATAFTALGIATGGIESLHLFMQNAGALRSLIIEHGVPFWFASPTPFAAFRLAGLSPALAYVGQAGIAAVAIAAACFVWHRHQDARMRVATLFIATLAVNPYVWHYELSWLCVPIACMIAIGSQDGWLRGEQGFVAILWALPLYEFLNPWMHLPQIGPLVTSIALLMLLRRGRFASRGTRAALVRAP encoded by the coding sequence ATGGATATTTCCAGCTCATCGATTCAAGCTGACGAACGCCCTGTCCGCGTCTGGCTGACGCCCGGACGCATCGCGCTTTACAGCGCGGTCATGCTCGCGATCGGCGTGCTGTTCGTGTCGATCATGGTCCGGGTCGGCTTCCACTCGACCGACCCGGGCCTGTTCCGCCCCGGCTCGGGGTTCACGGTGTTCTGGTCCGCGTCCCATCTGATGCGCCATGGCTCGCCGTGGCAGGTCTACGATGTCCCCGCGTTTTCGCGGGCGCTCGCCGACCTGTTCCCGATCACGGCCGGCCATGCGTTCCTGCCGTGGCTGTACCCGCCTTCATATCTGCTCGTGGTGGCACCGTTCTCGCTGCTGCCCTATGCGATCGGCTATCCGCTGTTCATCGCGCTCGGCATCGTGCTGCTGGGCGTGTCGACCTGGCGCGTGTCGGGGCTCGCGGCGACGCCCGGCGCGAAACGTGTCGGCTGGCTCGCGCTGCTCGCATGTCCGGGCGTGCTCGTCACCGCGACGTACGGACAGAACGCGATGCTGACTGCGACGTGCGCCGCGCTCGCCGTGCATTTCGTCGATCGACGGCCGATGCTGGCCGGCTTCTTTATCGGACTCCTGTCGGTCAAGCCGCAACTCGCGTTGCTGTTCCCGTTCGTGCTGATCGCAGCGCGTGCGTGGCGCGCATTCGCGTGGGCCGCGGCCTTTGCGACTGCCTTCACCGCGCTGGGCATCGCGACAGGCGGCATCGAATCGCTCCATCTCTTCATGCAGAACGCGGGCGCGCTGCGTTCGCTGATCATCGAGCATGGCGTTCCGTTCTGGTTTGCGTCGCCGACGCCGTTCGCGGCGTTTCGTCTCGCCGGCCTGTCGCCGGCGCTCGCCTATGTTGGGCAGGCCGGCATCGCCGCGGTTGCGATCGCGGCTGCGTGCTTCGTCTGGCATCGCCACCAGGATGCGCGGATGCGCGTCGCGACACTGTTCATCGCGACGCTCGCCGTGAATCCCTATGTCTGGCACTACGAACTGTCCTGGCTGTGCGTCCCGATCGCGTGCATGATCGCCATCGGCTCGCAGGACGGCTGGCTGCGCGGCGAGCAAGGTTTCGTGGCCATCCTGTGGGCGCTGCCGCTTTACGAGTTTCTGAATCCATGGATGCATCTGCCGCAGATCGGGCCGCTCGTGACGTCAATCGCGTTGCTCATGCTGCTGCGGCGTGGACGGTTTGCCAGTCGCGGTACGCGCGCCGCGCTCGTTCGCGCCCCGTGA
- a CDS encoding glycosyltransferase family 2 protein yields MSAHARRPLVSLVVPFHDEAETIDAFFATALPILESVDTIRFEIVCVNDGSRDDTLDRLIDIAAGDPRVRIVDLTRRFGKEAALTAGIDEAAGTAVILIDADLQDPPALIPAMVERWLAGAEVVAAKRTDRMCDPLMQRVAAALYYRVHNRLSEVEMPENVGDFRLMDRQVVDALRALPERRRFMKGLFAWVGYRTEIIEYTRAPRSGGRSKFSGWRRWNFALEGITSFSTVPLRVWTYIGLAFAALSFIYGTFIVMRTLLFGNPVHGYASLISVMLFVGGIQLIGIGVIGEYLGRIYHESKQRPVYLVRRRYRAQRDAAAHPASKLLQFPLKRTHAARRRTPLPATAAGHGARKVSVK; encoded by the coding sequence ATGTCCGCGCACGCCAGAAGGCCGCTGGTATCGCTCGTCGTACCGTTCCACGACGAGGCGGAAACAATCGACGCATTCTTTGCGACTGCCCTTCCCATCCTCGAATCGGTCGATACGATCCGTTTCGAGATCGTCTGCGTCAACGACGGCAGCCGCGACGACACGCTGGACAGGCTCATCGACATCGCCGCCGGCGACCCGCGCGTGCGCATCGTCGATCTCACCCGGCGCTTCGGCAAGGAAGCCGCGCTCACCGCCGGCATCGACGAAGCCGCCGGCACCGCCGTGATCCTGATCGATGCCGACCTGCAGGATCCGCCCGCCCTGATCCCCGCGATGGTCGAACGCTGGCTCGCCGGCGCCGAGGTCGTCGCCGCGAAACGCACCGACCGCATGTGCGATCCGCTGATGCAGCGCGTGGCCGCCGCGCTCTACTACCGCGTGCACAACCGCCTCTCCGAAGTCGAAATGCCCGAGAACGTCGGCGATTTCCGGCTGATGGACCGCCAGGTCGTCGACGCGCTGCGTGCGCTGCCCGAGCGGCGGCGTTTCATGAAAGGCCTGTTCGCGTGGGTCGGCTATCGCACCGAGATCATCGAATATACGCGTGCCCCACGCAGCGGCGGCCGCTCGAAATTCTCCGGATGGCGGCGCTGGAACTTCGCGCTCGAAGGCATCACGAGCTTCAGCACCGTGCCGCTGCGCGTATGGACCTACATCGGCCTCGCGTTCGCCGCCCTCTCGTTCATCTACGGCACGTTCATCGTCATGCGCACGCTGCTGTTCGGCAACCCCGTGCACGGCTACGCGTCGCTCATCTCCGTGATGCTGTTCGTCGGCGGCATCCAGTTGATCGGCATCGGCGTGATCGGCGAATACCTCGGCCGCATCTATCACGAGTCGAAGCAGCGCCCCGTCTATCTCGTGCGCCGCCGTTACCGCGCGCAGCGGGACGCCGCCGCGCATCCTGCGTCGAAGCTGCTGCAGTTCCCGCTCAAGCGCACGCACGCGGCCCGCCGCCGGACGCCGCTCCCCGCGACTGCCGCCGGCCACGGCGCGCGCAAAGTCTCCGTCAAGTAA
- a CDS encoding glycosyltransferase family 87 protein: protein MDLARQTMRSADHPVRAWLTPRRVVAYSAVALACYALFVAIWVSVVRHAPATALSRPGPDYAVFWTASYVMLHGSPWQAYDVPTFTRLAADLFPQFRREDLVAWLYPPTNLLLVTPLALLPFAIGYPLFVAFGVAVFGFAASRVSGLGAIPGTARVGGFALVAAPCVFVTGMFGQNAFLTASCAALAVCWADRRPMWAGLCIGLLSAKPQLALLFPFVLIATRAWRTIAWAALATTAFAALSVLVCGVESLHRFVAGTALARSLLLEQGVVFWLASPAPFAAFRLAGLTPGLAYAAQACIAALAIAAACIVWTRSRDIRMRAAVLAVATLAANPYVWHYELAWLGIAIACMLATGWQDGWLRGEQAAIALMWLLPIVEYLNPWLQWPQIGPAVTLFALLLLLRRAGPRTHNASRGGT, encoded by the coding sequence ATGGATCTCGCCCGGCAAACGATGCGATCGGCGGACCATCCCGTCCGCGCATGGCTGACACCGCGGCGCGTCGTTGCGTACAGCGCGGTCGCGCTCGCGTGCTACGCGCTGTTCGTCGCGATCTGGGTATCCGTCGTCCGTCATGCGCCGGCCACCGCCTTGTCGCGCCCGGGCCCCGACTACGCGGTGTTCTGGACGGCGTCGTACGTGATGCTGCACGGCTCGCCATGGCAAGCGTACGATGTGCCGACCTTCACGCGGCTGGCCGCCGACCTGTTCCCGCAGTTCCGCCGCGAAGACCTCGTCGCGTGGCTGTACCCGCCCACCAACCTGCTGCTCGTGACGCCGCTCGCGCTGCTGCCTTTTGCGATCGGCTATCCGCTGTTCGTCGCGTTCGGTGTCGCCGTGTTCGGTTTCGCCGCATCGCGCGTATCGGGCCTCGGCGCGATCCCCGGCACTGCGCGCGTCGGCGGGTTCGCGCTGGTCGCCGCCCCGTGCGTGTTCGTCACCGGGATGTTCGGGCAAAACGCGTTCCTGACCGCGTCGTGCGCGGCGCTGGCCGTCTGCTGGGCTGACCGCCGGCCGATGTGGGCCGGCCTCTGCATCGGCCTGCTGTCGGCCAAGCCGCAACTGGCGCTGCTGTTCCCGTTCGTGCTGATCGCCACGCGCGCATGGCGCACGATCGCGTGGGCCGCGCTCGCCACCACCGCGTTCGCCGCATTGAGCGTCCTCGTCTGCGGCGTCGAGTCGCTCCATCGGTTCGTCGCCGGCACCGCGCTCGCGCGGTCGCTCCTCCTCGAGCAAGGTGTCGTGTTCTGGCTCGCGTCGCCGGCACCGTTCGCCGCCTTCCGGCTCGCGGGCCTGACGCCCGGGCTCGCGTATGCCGCGCAGGCGTGCATCGCGGCGCTGGCGATCGCAGCCGCCTGCATCGTGTGGACGCGTTCGCGCGACATCCGCATGCGTGCCGCCGTCCTAGCGGTCGCGACGCTCGCGGCGAACCCTTACGTGTGGCACTACGAGCTCGCATGGCTCGGCATCGCGATCGCGTGCATGCTGGCGACCGGCTGGCAGGACGGCTGGCTGCGCGGCGAGCAGGCCGCGATCGCGCTCATGTGGCTGCTGCCGATCGTCGAATACCTGAACCCGTGGCTGCAATGGCCGCAGATCGGCCCGGCCGTGACGCTGTTCGCACTCCTCCTGCTGCTGCGCCGCGCCGGCCCGCGCACTCACAACGCGAGCCGCGGCGGCACGTAG
- a CDS encoding TadG family pilus assembly protein, protein MNDVRATQPAGPARQRGSVALFFLMFLIPLLSFGALAIDIAWVVTVNNQLQNAADAAALAGADAMMSPSGGAVNWSQAAPAANGVIARNSAAGAALSTGTVTTGYWNVTRNPASMQPTTITPGTYDVPAVQVTVSRAPGVNGGSIPLLLGGLLGIPGASGSATAVAVLAAPGGVAAGALFPVAIDQCVYNLYWNAATNQPLINPLTGQPYEFSITNGQVYGLLCMGGQWTSFQSTATDTTTMGNLMATGNPTALNIGDSINLATGVKATLYTSVPVGTTVVLPVVTQTATSTTVPIVAFAPFHVDVSLGGTYKYIQGHFVAGVKMSGSGTGVGPYYGVYVPPRLAL, encoded by the coding sequence TTCCTGATTCCGCTGCTGTCGTTCGGCGCGCTGGCGATCGACATTGCGTGGGTGGTCACGGTGAACAACCAGTTGCAGAACGCGGCCGATGCGGCCGCGCTCGCGGGGGCCGATGCAATGATGTCGCCGAGCGGCGGCGCGGTGAACTGGTCGCAGGCCGCGCCGGCGGCGAACGGCGTGATCGCGCGGAACTCGGCGGCCGGTGCGGCGCTGTCGACCGGCACGGTGACCACCGGATACTGGAACGTGACGCGCAATCCCGCGTCGATGCAGCCGACGACCATCACGCCCGGCACCTACGACGTGCCGGCGGTGCAGGTCACCGTGTCGCGCGCGCCCGGCGTGAACGGCGGCTCGATTCCGCTGCTGCTCGGCGGGCTGCTCGGGATTCCCGGCGCCTCCGGCAGCGCGACCGCGGTGGCGGTGCTGGCGGCGCCGGGCGGGGTGGCGGCCGGCGCGCTGTTTCCGGTTGCGATCGACCAGTGCGTGTACAACCTGTACTGGAACGCCGCGACCAACCAGCCGCTGATCAATCCGCTGACCGGCCAGCCGTACGAGTTCTCGATCACGAACGGCCAGGTCTACGGCCTGCTCTGCATGGGCGGGCAGTGGACCTCGTTCCAGTCGACCGCGACCGACACGACGACGATGGGCAACCTGATGGCGACCGGCAACCCGACGGCGCTCAACATCGGCGACAGCATCAATCTCGCGACCGGCGTGAAGGCGACGCTCTATACGTCGGTGCCGGTCGGCACGACGGTGGTGCTGCCGGTCGTCACGCAGACCGCGACCAGCACCACCGTGCCGATCGTCGCGTTCGCGCCGTTCCATGTCGATGTGTCGCTCGGCGGCACGTACAAGTACATCCAGGGCCACTTCGTCGCCGGCGTGAAGATGTCGGGCTCAGGGACCGGCGTCGGGCCGTACTACGGCGTCTACGTGCCGCCGCGGCTCGCGTTGTGA